A region from the Lemur catta isolate mLemCat1 chromosome 7, mLemCat1.pri, whole genome shotgun sequence genome encodes:
- the LOC123642109 gene encoding olfactory receptor 4P4: MEKNSNVTEFILLGLSQNKNIEILCFVLFLFCYIAIWTGNLLIMISIMFSQLIDQPMYFLLNYLSLSDLCYTSTVTPKLMADLLAERKTISYSNCMIQLFTTHFFGGIEIFILTGMAYDRYVAICTPLHYTAMMNRQKCNAIITACCTGGFIHSASQFLLTIFLPFCGPNEIDHYFCDIYPLLKLSCSNTQIMGFLVIANSGLIALVTFVILILSYFFILYTIRGYSVESRHKALSTCSSHVMVVVLFFAPSLFIYIRPATTFPEDKVFALFYTIIAPMFNPLIYTLRNTEMKNALRKVWCRQIVLKGK, translated from the coding sequence ATGGAAAAAAACAGTAATGTCACTGAGTTTATTCTCTTAGGACTTTCCCAAAACAAGAACATTGAAATACTgtgctttgtattatttttattttgctacattGCTATTTGGACAGGAAACCTGCTCATAATGATTTCTATCATGTTCAGTCAGCTAATTGACCAACCCATGTATTTCTTGCTCAATTACCTTTCACTCTCTGACCTTTGCTATACATCCACAGTGACCCCCAAACTAATGGCAGACTTACTGGCAGAAAGGAAGACAATTTCCTATAGTAACTGCATGATACAGCTCTTTACCACCCATTTCTTTGGAGGCATAGAGATCTTCATTCTCACAGGAATGGCCTATGATCGCTACGTGGCCATCTGCACGCCCCTGCACTATACTGCCATGATGAACAGGCAAAAGTGTAATGCAATCATCACAGCTTGTTGTACTGGGGGATTTATTCACTCTGCCAGTCAATTTCTTCTCACCATCTTCTTACCATTTTGTGGCCCCAATGAGATAGATCATTACTTCTGTGATATATATCCTTTGCTGAAATTGTCCTGTTCTAATACACAAATAATGGGTTTCTTAGTCATCGCTAATTCAGGCCTGATTGCTTTGGTGACCTTTGTCATCttgattttgtcttatttttttatattatataccaTCAGAGGATACTCTGTGGAGAGTCGCCACAAAGCTCTTTCCACTTGCAGTTCTCATGTGATGGTTGTGGTCCTGTTTTTTGCAccttctttattcatttacattaGACCCGCCACGACGTTTCCAGAGGATAAAGTGTTTGCTCTGTTCTACACCATCATTGCTCCCATGTTCAACCCTCTGATCTACACGCTGAGAAACACGGAGATGAAGAATGCTTTGAGGAAAGTTTGGTGTCGTCAAATAGTTCTGAAAGGAAAGTAA
- the LOC123642110 gene encoding olfactory receptor 4S2 produces the protein MEKINNVTEFIFWGLSQSPEVEGVCLVVFSFFYTVILLGNLLIMLTVCLGNLFKSPMYFFLNYLSFVDICYSSVTAPKMIADLLAKKKTISYVGCMLQLFGVHFFGCTEIFILTVMAYDRYVAICKPLHYMTIMDWGRCNKMLLGTWVGGFLHSIIQVALVVQLPFCGPNEIDHYFCDVHPVLKLACTDTYFVGVVVTANSGTIALGSFVILLISYTIILVSLRKQSAEGRRKALSTCGSHIAVVIIFFVPCTFMYMRPDTTFSEDKMVAVFYTIITPMLNPLIYTLRNAEVKNAMKKLWGRNVFLEAKRT, from the coding sequence atggaaaaaataaacaatgtcaCTGAATTCATCTTCTGGGGCCTTTCCCAGAGCCCAGAGGTTGAAGGAGTTTGCTTGgtggtgttttctttcttctacacaGTGATTCTTCTGGGAAATCTCCTCATCATGCTGACAGTGTGCCTGGGCAACCTTTTCAAATCTCCTATGTATTTCTTTCTCAACTACTTGTCTTTTGTGGACATTTGTTACTCTTCTGTCACGGCACCCAAGATGATCGCTGACCTGttagcaaagaagaaaactatcTCCTATGTGGGGTGCATGTTGCAACTCTTTGGGGTACATTTCTTTGGTTGCACTGAGATCTTCATCCTTACTGTAATGGCTTATGACCGTTACGTGGCTATATGTAAACCCTTGCATTATATGACCATCATGGACTGGGGGAGATGTAATAAAATGTTGCTGGGGACATGGGTAGGTGGGTTCTTACACTCCATTATCCAAGTGGCTCTGGTAGTCCAACTACCCTTTTGTGGACCCAATGAGATAGATCACTACTTTTGTGACGTCCACCCCGTGCTGAAGCTTGCCTGCACAGACACATACTTTGTCGGTGTTGTTGTGACAGCCAACAGTGGTACCATCGCTCTGGGGAGCTTTGTTATCTTGCTAATCTCGTATACCATCATCCTGGTGTCCCTGAGAAAGCAGTCAGCAGAAGGCAGGCGCAAAGCTCTCTCCACTTGCGGCTCCCACATTGCTGTGGTCATTATCTTTTTTGTTCCCTGTACCTTTATGTACATGCGCCCTGACACTACCTTTTCAGAGGATAAGATGGTGGCTGTATTTTACACCATTATCACCCCCATGTTAAATCCTCTGATTTATACCCTGAGAAATGCAGAAGTGAAGAATGCAATGAAGAAACTGTGGGGAAGAAATGTTTTCCTGGAGGCTAAGAGGACGTAA